One window of Catonella massiliensis genomic DNA carries:
- a CDS encoding DegV family protein: MIVNDFILSCCSTADLSASHYEKRNIKTIPFHFSLDGIEYLDDGSMPIDKFYREMAAGKMTSTSQVNVEEYENYFEEFLKDGKDILHLTLSSGISGTYNSAMLAKDELSEKYPDRKIFIVDSLAASSGYGLLMDKLADIRDEGRTIEEVRDFAIENRLRLNHWFFSTDLTYYVRGGRISKAEGFIGNMLSICPLLYVNREGKLRPYEKVRTKKRVYRRMVEMMEKLADDGTDYSDKCYLSMSACIDDAQQVALLIEDKFKKIKDKILINNIGTTIGSHTGPGTVALFFWGKERGE; encoded by the coding sequence ATGATAGTGAACGATTTTATATTAAGCTGCTGTTCGACTGCTGATTTATCTGCATCTCACTATGAGAAGAGAAATATTAAAACGATTCCTTTTCATTTTAGCCTTGATGGCATAGAGTATCTGGATGATGGAAGCATGCCTATAGATAAGTTTTATAGAGAAATGGCGGCAGGAAAGATGACATCTACCTCTCAGGTAAATGTTGAAGAATATGAGAATTATTTTGAGGAATTCCTAAAAGATGGCAAGGACATTTTGCACCTCACCCTATCTTCTGGCATCTCAGGTACTTATAATTCTGCGATGCTTGCAAAGGATGAGCTAAGTGAAAAATATCCGGATAGAAAGATATTTATAGTGGACAGCCTCGCAGCAAGTTCAGGCTATGGACTGCTTATGGACAAACTTGCAGACATAAGAGATGAGGGCAGGACTATTGAGGAAGTAAGGGACTTTGCCATAGAGAACAGGCTTAGGCTAAACCATTGGTTCTTCTCTACAGATCTCACCTACTATGTAAGAGGAGGAAGAATATCAAAGGCAGAAGGGTTTATTGGCAATATGCTAAGCATCTGTCCTCTGCTATATGTGAACAGAGAGGGTAAACTTAGGCCCTATGAGAAGGTAAGAACAAAAAAGAGAGTCTATCGCAGGATGGTTGAAATGATGGAAAAGCTTGCAGATGATGGGACAGACTACTCTGACAAGTGCTATCTGTCAATGTCTGCCTGCATTGATGATGCACAGCAGGTGGCACTTCTTATTGAAGACAAATTTAAGAAAATCAAGGATAAAATTCTCATTAACAACATAGGAACTACAATTGGCAGCCATACGGGACCCGGCACTGTTGCATTGTTTTTCTGGGGTAAAGAGAGGGGCGAGTAA
- the rpmG gene encoding 50S ribosomal protein L33 produces MRVKITLACTECKQRNYNTMKEKKLHPERMETKKYCRFCKRHTLHKETK; encoded by the coding sequence ATGCGAGTTAAAATCACACTGGCATGTACAGAGTGTAAACAGCGTAACTACAACACGATGAAGGAAAAGAAACTTCATCCTGAAAGAATGGAAACAAAGAAGTATTGCAGATTCTGCAAGAGACATACTTTACACAAAGAAACAAAGTAA
- the rplK gene encoding 50S ribosomal protein L11 — protein MAKKVEGYIKLQIPAAKATPAPPVGPALGQHGVNIVQFTKEFNARTAKDEGMIIPVVITVYADRSFSFVTKTPPAPVLLKKAAKIETASGVPNKNKVAKIPSSEVRKIAELKMPDLNASSIEAAMSMIAGTARSMGIVIED, from the coding sequence ATGGCTAAGAAGGTCGAAGGTTATATAAAATTACAGATCCCTGCAGCGAAGGCTACACCAGCCCCTCCTGTAGGACCTGCACTTGGACAGCATGGTGTTAATATTGTCCAGTTTACAAAGGAGTTCAATGCACGTACAGCTAAGGATGAGGGTATGATTATCCCTGTAGTTATTACTGTATATGCTGACAGAAGTTTTAGTTTTGTTACAAAGACTCCTCCAGCGCCGGTTCTTTTAAAGAAAGCGGCAAAGATTGAGACTGCTTCAGGTGTACCTAACAAGAATAAGGTAGCTAAGATTCCTTCTTCTGAGGTAAGAAAGATTGCAGAGCTTAAGATGCCTGACCTTAATGCATCAAGCATTGAGGCAGCTATGAGCATGATAGCCGGCACAGCTAGAAGTATGGGTATTGTTATAGAAGACTAA
- the secE gene encoding preprotein translocase subunit SecE, with amino-acid sequence MGDKANTTTESAVKAGFTQEVKSEFKKIIWPSKESLTKESVAVIVTTIVLGGVVALLDLGIQYLINSVL; translated from the coding sequence ATGGGAGACAAGGCGAATACGACAACTGAGAGCGCGGTTAAGGCCGGTTTTACTCAGGAGGTCAAGTCGGAGTTTAAGAAGATAATCTGGCCAAGCAAAGAGTCCCTTACAAAAGAGTCAGTTGCTGTAATAGTAACTACTATTGTACTTGGAGGCGTGGTAGCCCTTTTGGACTTAGGCATCCAGTATTTAATTAATAGTGTTCTTTAA
- a CDS encoding methionyl aminopeptidase yields MFFDKIGRNDDCWCGSGNKYKHCHQSFDEKLAELKAAGRKIPTHKMIKNTAQIEGIREAGKVNNAILDEVASKIKMGMSTEEINSIVVEATARLGGIAAPLNYEGFPKSVCTSINDQVCHGIPSAEDILEDGDIVNVDVTTIYKGYYADASRMFLIGDVLPEDKELVKVAREAIDVGLSVVKPWNCLGDVGQAINDFAKKHGYSVVREIGGHGVGLEFHEDPWVSYVSKKNTGYVLAPGMVFTIEPMINEGRADIFIDESNEWTVYTEDGSYSAQWEVTVAVTEDGYEVLAS; encoded by the coding sequence ATGTTTTTTGATAAAATAGGCAGGAATGATGATTGCTGGTGTGGGAGTGGCAATAAATATAAGCACTGTCATCAGTCATTTGATGAAAAGTTGGCTGAATTGAAGGCTGCCGGACGCAAGATACCTACACATAAGATGATTAAAAATACGGCTCAGATAGAAGGAATCAGAGAGGCGGGCAAGGTAAACAATGCCATACTTGATGAGGTTGCATCAAAAATCAAAATGGGAATGAGTACTGAAGAAATCAATTCTATAGTTGTAGAAGCAACTGCAAGGCTAGGTGGAATAGCGGCTCCTCTTAACTATGAGGGCTTCCCAAAGAGTGTATGTACCTCTATAAATGACCAGGTTTGCCACGGTATCCCTTCCGCAGAGGACATATTGGAAGACGGAGACATAGTAAATGTAGATGTAACTACCATATATAAGGGTTATTACGCGGATGCTTCAAGGATGTTCCTTATAGGAGATGTCCTCCCTGAGGATAAAGAGCTGGTAAAGGTAGCAAGAGAGGCTATAGATGTAGGCCTGTCTGTGGTAAAGCCTTGGAACTGCCTGGGCGATGTGGGACAGGCAATCAATGACTTTGCTAAGAAGCATGGCTATTCTGTAGTGCGTGAGATAGGCGGCCACGGTGTAGGACTGGAGTTCCATGAAGACCCTTGGGTAAGCTATGTAAGCAAGAAGAATACAGGCTATGTGCTTGCACCGGGCATGGTATTTACCATAGAACCGATGATAAATGAGGGCAGGGCTGATATATTTATAGATGAGTCAAACGAATGGACTGTATATACTGAAGACGGCTCATACTCTGCGCAGTGGGAAGTAACAGTCGCCGTAACGGAAGATGGGTACGAAGTGTTGGCATCGTAG
- the rplA gene encoding 50S ribosomal protein L1, producing the protein MKRGKKYQDAAKLVEKTKAYDTEEAVELAKKTAVAKFDETIEAHIRLGVDGRHADQQIRGAVVLPHGTGKTVRVLVFAKGTKLDEAQAAGADFVGGEELIPKIQNEGWFDFDVVVATPDMMGVVGRLGRVLGPKGLMPNPKAGTVTMDVTQAVNDIKAGKIEYRLDKANIVHVPVGKASFTKEQLADNFTALMSAIIKAKPASAKGQYLRSVTIASTMGPGIKINTSKLVG; encoded by the coding sequence ATGAAAAGAGGAAAGAAATATCAGGACGCAGCGAAGCTTGTTGAAAAGACTAAGGCTTACGATACAGAAGAAGCAGTAGAACTTGCAAAGAAGACAGCTGTGGCTAAATTCGATGAAACCATCGAAGCACATATCAGACTCGGTGTAGACGGTCGTCACGCTGATCAGCAGATCCGTGGTGCTGTAGTGCTTCCTCACGGAACAGGTAAGACTGTTCGTGTGCTTGTATTCGCAAAGGGTACAAAGCTTGATGAGGCTCAGGCAGCAGGAGCAGATTTTGTTGGTGGCGAAGAACTCATTCCAAAGATTCAGAACGAAGGTTGGTTCGATTTTGATGTAGTTGTAGCTACTCCTGACATGATGGGTGTTGTTGGTCGTCTTGGCCGTGTACTCGGACCTAAGGGACTTATGCCAAACCCTAAAGCAGGAACAGTAACTATGGATGTTACTCAGGCCGTTAACGATATTAAGGCAGGTAAGATTGAATACCGTCTTGATAAGGCCAATATTGTACATGTACCGGTTGGAAAGGCATCTTTTACTAAAGAGCAGCTCGCAGACAATTTCACAGCACTTATGAGCGCTATAATAAAGGCAAAGCCGGCTTCAGCCAAGGGCCAGTATTTAAGAAGTGTAACCATCGCTTCTACAATGGGCCCTGGTATCAAGATAAATACGTCTAAATTGGTAGGCTAA
- a CDS encoding leucine-rich repeat protein: MKNKMIKMAAFAAFSVIVSFTAIQGAKAETIKTNNIKAVIVAEATASDGALEAVSPEAVNASSPAITTTSPAITTTSPAVTTTPPAVTTPGGINEGDDENTTGVEVDDEFSVGGVFYTVTEIKSGKVYVGVSGVVNDRATTVFIPKKIKYKGNEMTVTSIEEDGFSYMERLRKVVIYADIVKIGNDAFKGAVKFDRFVIRTTKLKKAGKNIFKNTSKKMIIEVPKKSLSSYKKLFKNKGIKVKEIRALKK; this comes from the coding sequence ATGAAGAATAAAATGATTAAAATGGCGGCCTTTGCCGCATTTTCAGTGATCGTATCCTTTACTGCCATACAGGGAGCAAAGGCAGAGACAATAAAAACTAATAACATAAAGGCTGTAATAGTAGCAGAAGCTACAGCAAGTGATGGTGCACTAGAGGCTGTGAGCCCTGAGGCTGTAAATGCTTCCTCGCCGGCCATAACCACAACCTCACCAGCGATTACGACAACTTCACCGGCGGTAACGACAACCCCTCCAGCAGTCACTACACCAGGAGGGATAAACGAGGGAGACGATGAGAATACTACAGGAGTAGAAGTAGATGATGAATTCTCTGTTGGAGGTGTATTTTACACAGTTACAGAGATAAAAAGCGGGAAAGTCTATGTAGGAGTCTCAGGAGTTGTAAATGACAGGGCAACAACAGTTTTCATACCTAAGAAGATAAAATACAAAGGTAATGAAATGACAGTTACTTCCATAGAGGAGGATGGATTTTCCTATATGGAAAGGCTTAGGAAGGTTGTTATATATGCAGACATTGTTAAGATAGGCAATGATGCCTTTAAGGGTGCGGTTAAGTTTGACAGGTTTGTAATAAGAACAACTAAGCTTAAAAAAGCAGGAAAGAATATATTTAAGAATACAAGCAAAAAGATGATTATAGAAGTACCTAAAAAATCACTTTCCTCCTATAAGAAGCTGTTTAAGAACAAGGGAATCAAGGTTAAGGAAATTAGGGCGCTTAAGAAGTGA
- the nusG gene encoding transcription termination/antitermination protein NusG yields the protein MAETNWYVVHTYSGYENAVKDDIEATIKSRELQDEIKEVLVPTEEVTIIRSGKDSKKGKPTPRKLYPGYVFINMEMNDETWYVIRNTRGVTGFVGPGSKPVPLSAEEMDKMLNGIRTSVEADVEVGDWVRIVTGSFKDQEGEVIEVDLDERLVTININSMGRDMPVEISFTDIKKI from the coding sequence ATGGCAGAAACTAATTGGTACGTGGTACATACTTACTCAGGATATGAGAATGCAGTCAAGGACGACATTGAAGCAACTATCAAAAGCAGAGAATTACAGGACGAGATAAAAGAAGTTCTCGTGCCAACTGAAGAAGTTACCATCATTAGAAGTGGTAAGGACAGTAAGAAGGGCAAGCCTACACCAAGAAAGCTTTATCCCGGATATGTATTCATCAACATGGAAATGAATGATGAAACCTGGTATGTTATCAGGAATACAAGGGGTGTTACGGGCTTTGTTGGTCCGGGCTCTAAACCTGTTCCTCTTTCTGCTGAAGAAATGGATAAGATGTTAAATGGAATCCGTACTTCAGTTGAAGCAGATGTTGAGGTTGGAGACTGGGTTAGAATAGTTACAGGTTCATTCAAGGATCAGGAAGGCGAGGTTATCGAGGTTGATCTTGATGAGAGACTTGTGACCATAAACATTAACTCCATGGGAAGAGATATGCCGGTAGAGATTAGTTTCACAGATATCAAGAAGATTTAA
- a CDS encoding MATE family efflux transporter, with product MGIKESLFKKLGGAKDMTEGSPSKRLIEFSIPLLIGNFAQQLYSTVDSVIVGKYVGDGALAAIGASGALVFLLMVLFIGISMGAGILVSQYYGAKDKEMLSKTIGNAIILNAIISILIMIAGSLYIRPFLELLGTPHQILDMAVSYTMISCLGIMGTSYYNILSGLLRGMGDSVMPLIYLIVCTVVNIILDIIFVGPLGMGVAGAAYATIISQIISAILCYLRMLKMKDVLTLDRQAFKLDGTLSRHLIKLGLPVGITQALFAIAAIFVQNLTNTFGTVFIAASTVVMRVDGFAMLPNFTFGTAMTTFVGQNVGAMKIDRVRKGTRDGLKIGVTTSVVLVGLILIFGKFLMGLFTNTEEVIEVSYEMMCILGIGYIGVAINQILSGTIRGAGDTMTPMWVALATTTVIRLPIAYGMAYLTRSEALPTGEPRSIYYSLVISWVMGAIITAVIYKIGRWAKRARIGGKIVDISNM from the coding sequence ATGGGAATTAAAGAGAGTTTATTTAAGAAACTTGGTGGCGCAAAAGACATGACCGAAGGCAGCCCATCAAAGAGACTTATAGAGTTTTCCATCCCTCTCCTAATCGGGAATTTTGCCCAACAGCTATACAGTACAGTTGATTCTGTTATAGTTGGAAAATACGTGGGTGATGGGGCATTGGCTGCAATAGGTGCCAGCGGAGCTCTTGTGTTTCTTCTTATGGTGTTATTCATAGGCATTTCTATGGGAGCCGGTATCCTTGTATCTCAGTACTATGGGGCTAAGGATAAAGAAATGCTCTCAAAGACCATTGGAAATGCAATCATCTTAAATGCCATCATCAGCATCCTCATAATGATTGCAGGAAGTCTCTATATAAGGCCTTTTCTAGAGCTTTTAGGGACGCCTCACCAAATACTTGATATGGCAGTAAGCTATACAATGATTAGCTGTCTAGGCATCATGGGTACAAGCTACTATAACATTTTATCAGGTCTTCTAAGGGGAATGGGCGACTCAGTCATGCCACTTATCTACCTCATAGTATGCACCGTAGTAAACATCATTCTCGATATCATCTTTGTAGGACCGCTAGGGATGGGAGTTGCAGGAGCAGCCTATGCCACCATCATTTCACAGATTATATCTGCCATTCTCTGCTACCTCAGAATGCTTAAGATGAAGGATGTGCTTACCCTTGACAGACAGGCCTTTAAGCTAGATGGGACACTGTCAAGACATCTTATAAAGCTTGGACTTCCTGTTGGTATTACTCAGGCACTTTTTGCAATAGCCGCAATCTTTGTCCAGAATTTAACCAATACCTTCGGAACGGTATTTATAGCTGCATCTACAGTGGTAATGAGGGTAGACGGTTTTGCAATGCTTCCAAACTTCACCTTTGGTACTGCAATGACAACCTTTGTAGGACAGAATGTAGGAGCAATGAAGATAGACAGAGTTAGAAAAGGCACCAGGGATGGACTTAAAATCGGAGTGACTACCTCTGTCGTTTTAGTAGGGCTGATACTTATATTTGGAAAGTTCCTGATGGGGCTCTTTACCAATACAGAAGAAGTTATCGAAGTGAGTTATGAAATGATGTGTATACTTGGAATAGGCTATATAGGAGTCGCAATCAATCAGATACTTTCAGGAACCATCAGGGGAGCGGGAGATACGATGACTCCTATGTGGGTAGCACTTGCTACAACAACTGTTATAAGACTTCCAATTGCCTATGGAATGGCATATCTTACAAGAAGTGAGGCACTTCCAACGGGAGAACCAAGAAGCATATATTATTCTCTTGTGATTTCATGGGTGATGGGAGCCATCATTACAGCAGTCATATACAAGATAGGACGCTGGGCAAAGAGAGCAAGAATAGGCGGAAAGATAGTAGATATATCGAATATGTAG